A genomic window from Antedon mediterranea chromosome 4, ecAntMedi1.1, whole genome shotgun sequence includes:
- the LOC140047317 gene encoding probable arginine--tRNA ligase, mitochondrial, giving the protein MATKKLREIVAKQVSMAIGLTEEQILPLINFSQLMLNKRCGGELSVSVKSLNHIQNPGQVLSDSELIKYAGKVAAKITHPGKYIENIAIDSTHISFKIKPSRFVEYVLGEINSAGQQYGIPRSNEPKKKVIIEYSSPNIAKPFHAGHLRSTVIGQFLTNLHKLLGHQVTSINYLGDWGTQFGILAAGLKKQNQTVFSTRSLFDVYVAANSEAEVNAQFKIKAREIFRKMEDGDEEILSLWREIRDQSVSDYSHTYKRLGIKFDEYSGESKYRQSAQDLTNQLKETNILQKAINGTDIIDLSPDGSMSKFVTLARSDGTSLYITRDLAAAIERFKRYEFDNMYYVVDKSQADHFSGLFQTLSKIGHDWSDRCHHLSFGRVLGMSTRKGNVVFLEDIIEEAKLHMLQNMRASKNTKKFESEVDEEHVAETLGVSAIIVQDFKFKLTSDYRFEWDRALQDNGNTGVFLQYTHARLSSICRKSGVSLNLDADTNLLLEEEAIQLVHHLALFEGAIQTAYTEKEACRIVNYLFKLCRLISIAYKVLRVEGTPTDLAEARLLLFNHSQDILSTGMKVLGLKPLNKM; this is encoded by the exons atgGCGACTAAAAAATTACGAGAAATTGTAGCAAAGCAG GTTTCTATGGCAATAGGTTTGACAGAAGAGCAAATTCTACCACTGATTAATTTTTCTCAACTTATGTTAAATAAAAG ATGTGGAGGTGAATTAAGTGTGTCTGTCAAGTCCCTAAATCATATTCAGAATCCGGGTCAAGTACTCTCAGACTCTGAACTCATAAAATATGCTGGAAAGGTTGCTGCTAAG ataacGCATCCCGGAAAGTACATTGAGAATATTGCTATAGACTCAACTCACATTAGTTTTAAGATAAAACCATCCAGATTTGTTGAG taTGTTTTAGGAGAAATAAACTCAGCTGGCCAACAGTATGGCATTCCAAGATCAAATGAGCCAAAGAAAAAAGTTATAATTGAATACAG TTCTCCAAATATTGCAAAACCTTTTCATGCTGGTCATCTGCGGTCAACAGTTATAGGtcaatttttaacaaatttgcataaattgCTTGGACACCAGGTGACCAGTATCAATTACCTAGGTGACTGGGGAACCCAGTTTGGTATTTTAGCAGCAGGATTGAAGAAACAAAACCAAACTGTCTTTTCAACAAGATCTTTATTTGACGTTTATGTAGCAGCTAACAGCGAAGCTGAAGTAAATGCGCAGTTCAAAATAAAAGCAAGAGAAATCTTTAGAAAAATGGAAGATGGCGATGAAGAAATATTAAGTTTGTGGCGTGAAATTCGTGATCAAAGTGTTTCTGATTACTCACACACATACAAg cGTTTAGGAATAAAATTTGATGAATATTCTGGGGAATCTAAGTACAGACAATCAGCTCAAGATCTTACGAATCAACTCAAAGAAACAAATATACTTCAAAAAGCTAT AAATGGAACCGACATAATTGACCTTTCACCTGATGGATCCATGTCAAAGTTCGTGACCCTTGCTCGTAGTGATGGCACATCTCTGTACATTACTCGTGACCTAGCTGCAGCCATTGAGCGATTCAAGCGTTACGAGTTTGACAACATGTATTATGTTGTAGATAAAAGCCAGGCAGATCATTTTTCTGGGTTGTTCCAGACGCTTAGTAAGATTGGCCATGATTGGTCAGATAG GTGTCATCATCTATCATTTGGACGCGTCCTCGGCATGAGCACTCGGAAAGGCAATGTGGTTTTTTTGGAAGATATTATAGAAGAGGCTAAGTTACATATGCTACAAAACATGAGAGCCTCTAAAA acACAAAGAAATTTGAAAGTGAAGTTGATGAGGAACACGTTGCTGAAACACTCGGCGTTTCTGCTATTATAGTTcaagattttaaatttaaattgacgTCAGATTACAGGTTTGAATGGGATAGAGCCTTACAAGACAATGGAAACACTGGTGTGTTTCTGCAGTATACTCACGCTAGACTAAGCAG TATTTGTAGAAAGAGTGGTGTGTCTTTAAATCTAGATGCTGATACTAATTTACTCCTGGAAGAAGAGGCTATTCAACTTGTACATCATCTTGCCCTGTTTGAGGGAGCAATCCAAACTGCATACACTGAAAAGGAAGCATGTCGTATTGTTAATTACCTTTTTAAGCTTTG CCGCCTGATCTCAATAGCTTACAAAGTATTACGAGTTGAAGGAACTCCCACAGACCTTGCAGAG GCTAGGTTGCTCCTCTTCAACCATTCTCAGGACATTCTTAGTACCGGTATGAAAGTACTCGGTTTAAAACCACTCAACAAGATGTAG